One part of the Helicoverpa armigera isolate CAAS_96S chromosome 3, ASM3070526v1, whole genome shotgun sequence genome encodes these proteins:
- the LOC110375863 gene encoding uncharacterized protein LOC110375863 has product MPTQLLSLLLLSVLWLGTGAEPAPAPEPGRVPKVYNALITSNQNLEPSKAFPVYQPVLHDAFAFSYQPAVFYGGDLLGNGLLPAPGLLPKPPQPPQVPQSPQPSESTPVSTPEAPAEPSAAPTESPTTTPEPAKPESDSKGSTPAPPPPNTQSPIPLNEFGLPPQVLPLGHIDPLYNALPQFSPFAYRYPGVRFYDPYDPFGFSPYSSLPIYRPLTNVLGHSLPVIAEKPEPSNAAPLASNGVSEQSAQTPPPEPSDLNILNYSSKDPAIPNVPPPPLPQGGLKTDKSE; this is encoded by the exons ttgCTGAGCGTGCTCTGGCTAGGAACAGGGGCTGAGCCCGCCCCGGCTCCGGAGCCCGGCCGCGTCCCAAAGGTGTATAATGCCCTCATCACGTCTAACCAGAATCTGGAGCCAAGTAAGGCATTCCCAGTGTACCAGCCTGTGTTGCACGATGCCTTCGCCTTTTCCTACCAGCCTGCTGTATTCTACGGAGGAGATTTGCTTGGAAAT GGATTGCTGCCGGCACCAGGTTTGCTGCCTAAACCGCCTCAACCGCCTCAAGTGCCTCAATCTCCTCAACCTTCCGAATCGACACCCGTTTCGACGCCCGAAGCTCCTGCGGAACCATCGGCTGCTCCTACGGAATCTCCGACTACCACTCCAGAACCAGCGAAACCAGAATCAGATAGCAAAGGATCTACCCCAGCTCCACCACCCCCCAACACACAATCTCCGATACCCCTCAACGAATTCGGTCTCCCTCCACAAGTACTTCCACTAGGACACATAGATCCCTTATACAATGCTCTGCCACAATTCAGCCCCTTCGCCTACAGATATCCAGGCGTGAGATTCTATGATCCTTACGATCCTTTTGGTTTCAGTCCTTATTCAAGCCTCCCAATATACCGCCCTTTAACAAATGTGCTAGGACATAGTCTGCCTGTGATTGCTGAAAAACCTGAACCTAGTAATGCCGCACCGTTGGCAAGTAATGGTGTTTCTGAACAATCTGCTCAAACCCCACCTCCTGAACCCAGTGATCTCAATATTCTGAACTACTCCTCTAAAGACCCTGCCATTCCTAACGTCCCTCCCCCTCCTCTCCCCCAAGGCGGTCTCAAGACAGATAAATCTGAATag